From the Hyalangium gracile genome, one window contains:
- a CDS encoding tetratricopeptide repeat protein, protein MAKTAPRSKAPAKKKPTAKKPAPRAAAPKASKPSKPARPPEPPKAPEVTILEPEPVEAAPTQKALPAGEPVDKGRALPFEIDPKRVEESLKKLQGEMVHWANKGRYTKVRFKFRGKQLLPDLPLAAVVAAEGLSFYWGGILRVLVANVVGKSVLQVEFINDSEKRVQAGKEALLSGDVDQALAHFREALSMDRDNAAAHLNVGVALKLKGDREGALASFEKAREKDPEGPVGTEAERLAAPLRPKSVA, encoded by the coding sequence ATGGCGAAGACCGCACCCCGTAGCAAGGCCCCCGCGAAGAAGAAGCCCACGGCGAAGAAGCCCGCTCCTCGCGCCGCTGCCCCCAAGGCGTCCAAGCCCTCCAAGCCCGCCAGGCCCCCGGAGCCGCCCAAGGCCCCCGAGGTCACCATCCTGGAGCCCGAGCCCGTCGAGGCCGCTCCCACCCAGAAGGCGCTGCCCGCCGGCGAGCCCGTGGACAAGGGCCGCGCGCTGCCGTTCGAGATCGACCCCAAGCGCGTGGAGGAGAGCCTCAAGAAGCTCCAGGGCGAGATGGTCCACTGGGCCAACAAGGGCCGCTACACCAAGGTGCGCTTCAAGTTCCGCGGCAAGCAATTGCTGCCGGACCTGCCGCTGGCCGCCGTCGTCGCCGCCGAGGGCCTCAGCTTCTACTGGGGCGGCATCCTGCGCGTGCTCGTCGCCAACGTGGTGGGCAAGAGCGTGCTCCAGGTGGAGTTCATCAACGACTCCGAGAAGCGTGTCCAGGCCGGCAAGGAGGCGCTCCTGTCCGGTGACGTGGATCAGGCGCTCGCCCACTTCCGCGAGGCCCTCTCCATGGACCGCGACAACGCCGCCGCCCACCTCAACGTCGGCGTCGCCCTGAAGCTCAAGGGAGACCGCGAGGGAGCCCTCGCTTCTTTCGAAAAAGCCAGGGAAAAAGACCCGGAGGGACCCGTCGGAACCGAGGCCGAGCGGCTTGCCGCCCCCCTGCGTCCCAAGAGTGTTGCCTAG
- a CDS encoding periplakin yields MSETRALNDKLKEVREELRQTREQLDQQRTQHVREQQALRKAIEETRREAARLRERLEKVEARRRAQADGRGHPGGEGA; encoded by the coding sequence ATGAGCGAGACGCGCGCCCTGAACGACAAGCTGAAGGAAGTCCGGGAGGAGCTCCGCCAGACACGCGAGCAGCTCGACCAGCAGCGCACGCAGCATGTCCGCGAGCAGCAGGCGCTGCGCAAGGCCATCGAGGAGACGCGGCGCGAGGCGGCCCGGCTGCGCGAGCGTCTCGAGAAGGTGGAGGCACGCAGGCGGGCGCAGGCTGACGGACGAGGCCATCCAGGAGGGGAGGGAGCCTGA
- a CDS encoding sigma 54-interacting transcriptional regulator, producing MADPKVSDISTAATPTRNSEQATGLVPALTIVSHPTPQRAGERLLLGGLSSGGTVAISRLGPDFLRPGGTLGMPLADMFLSRKPVVFERAGEAGVRIRVEEGGSAVRVGDEPLVGSRDFGPEALAQGVPLVLAERIVLLLHQTSSPEAATGDELGMVGMSAGTRRVREDIARVADLKVPVLIRGETGSGKELVARAIHDHSPRRAGPFISVNLGAIPKELAAAELFGARKGAFTGATQDREGFFRAAHGGTLFLDEVGEAPPEVQVLLLRVLETGELYPVGGHTPVAVDVRLITATDADLDERIRQERFKAPLLHRLAGYTIEVPPLRERREDIGVLFLHFARQELEELGELHRLEAAASQTEPWLPPSLAVRLLRFAWPGNVRQLRNFTRQIIIGSRGLPELQASPRLEQELDAATPPVSGRSAAAPSAPRQEPAEPQEPAPARRKPSDVSDAELLAALRGTSWDIKAAAERLGITRPSLYMLIDRSPSLRTVGDLSAEEITRCFHECQGDVDAMVQRLEVSKRGLQRRIRELGLSES from the coding sequence ATGGCGGACCCGAAGGTCTCTGACATCTCGACAGCTGCCACGCCGACCCGAAACTCCGAACAGGCCACAGGTCTCGTTCCCGCCCTGACCATCGTCTCCCATCCCACGCCTCAGCGTGCCGGCGAGCGGCTGCTGCTCGGAGGGCTGAGCTCGGGCGGAACGGTGGCCATCTCCCGCCTCGGTCCCGACTTCCTGCGCCCTGGCGGCACCCTGGGCATGCCCCTGGCGGACATGTTCCTCAGCCGCAAGCCCGTGGTGTTCGAGCGCGCGGGCGAGGCGGGCGTGAGGATCCGGGTGGAGGAGGGAGGCAGCGCGGTCCGCGTGGGGGACGAGCCGCTCGTCGGCAGCCGGGACTTCGGGCCCGAGGCGCTCGCCCAGGGAGTTCCCCTCGTGCTGGCCGAGCGCATCGTGCTGCTGCTCCATCAGACGAGCTCGCCCGAGGCGGCCACCGGCGACGAGCTGGGCATGGTGGGCATGAGCGCGGGCACCCGCCGCGTGCGCGAGGACATTGCGCGCGTGGCGGACCTGAAGGTGCCCGTCCTCATCCGTGGCGAGACGGGCTCGGGCAAGGAGCTGGTCGCGCGCGCCATCCACGATCACAGCCCGCGCCGCGCCGGCCCCTTCATCAGCGTCAACCTGGGAGCGATCCCCAAGGAGCTGGCCGCCGCCGAGCTCTTCGGCGCGCGCAAGGGTGCCTTCACGGGCGCCACGCAGGATCGCGAGGGCTTCTTCCGCGCCGCCCACGGCGGCACGCTCTTCCTCGATGAGGTGGGCGAGGCTCCACCCGAGGTGCAGGTGCTGCTCCTGCGCGTGCTGGAGACGGGCGAGCTGTACCCGGTGGGCGGGCACACGCCCGTGGCCGTGGATGTGCGGCTGATCACCGCCACGGACGCCGACCTGGATGAGCGGATCCGCCAGGAGCGCTTCAAGGCCCCGCTGCTGCACCGGCTGGCGGGCTACACGATCGAGGTTCCGCCCCTGAGAGAGCGCCGGGAGGACATCGGCGTGCTCTTCCTCCACTTCGCCCGCCAGGAGCTGGAGGAGCTGGGAGAGCTCCACCGGCTGGAGGCCGCGGCCTCGCAGACAGAGCCGTGGCTGCCTCCCTCGCTGGCGGTGCGCCTGCTGCGCTTCGCCTGGCCCGGCAACGTCCGCCAGCTGCGCAACTTCACGCGGCAGATCATCATCGGCAGCCGGGGCCTGCCCGAGCTGCAGGCCAGTCCCCGGCTCGAGCAGGAGCTGGACGCCGCCACGCCACCCGTCTCCGGGCGCTCCGCCGCCGCACCGTCCGCCCCGCGACAGGAGCCGGCCGAGCCCCAGGAGCCGGCGCCTGCACGGCGCAAGCCCTCCGACGTGAGCGACGCGGAGCTGCTGGCCGCGCTGCGCGGCACCTCGTGGGACATCAAGGCCGCCGCCGAGCGACTGGGCATCACCCGCCCCTCGCTCTACATGCTGATCGATCGCAGCCCCAGCCTGCGGACGGTGGGGGACCTGAGCGCGGAGGAGATCACCCGCTGCTTCCACGAGTGCCAGGGAGATGTGGACGCGATGGTGCAGCGCCTCGAGGTCTCCAAGCGCGGGCTCCAGCGTCGCATCCGGGAGCTCGGCCTGAGCGAGTCGTGA
- a CDS encoding serine/threonine-protein kinase: MRPEYEDELHLALVEGVLSRDQLEPLRAEVLRLGRSPLELLLERGQLSPETLSSLRGDLQRESPQGAGAQPEEPPTRQPGAATPAASPTEPVFPLPNWERYQPVRFLGQGGMGQVFLAYDPRLRRNVALKFVRDGSPELAQRFLSEARAQARVHHERVCEMYEVGEVRGRAYIAMQYVEGRSLSHVAPELPLEQKIRVMRDVAEGVHAAHRAGLIHRDLKPSNVLVERTEDGGLKPYVMDFGLARDWHGEHTATGAVLGTPHYMAPEQARGEVAQLDRRVDVYSLGATLYQVLTGQPPFAGINALEVVNRIQSEEPRPPRALVPDLPLDLEAIVLKCLEKERSARYDSARALAEDLERFLSGEPVLARAAGAWYRLRKKARKHRLAVALGSATFMVMGVAAGQVILARREAVLSERISRGLTERVERIEAMVRYSSMAPLHDTRADRQALQASMRELEAEVREGGERAEGPGSYALGRALLALGDTEGARARLESAWQRGYREPRVAYALALTLGQLYRDQLLEAGRIRNAEQREARRRELERGFRDPALGYLRQSQGAEVAPPEYVAALLAFYEGRHEEALKHLEAPGIANPWFYEAPLLRGDILLDRATVRLNQGDRAGALADLEATRHSLATAADIGESEPAAYSGLARLELTAMTLELYGQGEVRPYYEKGLEAVGRALTVAPDHVKARVLESQLHRRMAEQVAQQGGEVLPLLEKALATLRAPELGGSEHPRLLMERAYVLRRWAAYRQGRGEDPSEQLRDAIAAFERVRPQDRDFVFHTERGHSFKVWADAEEQRGADSLEHRSQAIAAYLAAIELDASRMDAWLNLGTAYFKRASNPSTPDADADLEQARVALERARSIDPGHYAPYYYGGQVHELRARRLYNRGEGPSPELEQAIELFGKGLAINGKLSQFHDVLAGALMWKAELAWEDGGDAFALLDQAQAALEKARSLAPQQAFLSNNLAEVHAFRALYQLRRGEDPSASTLAAATAYRQALEKLPRNAQFWANLGKLSHLQALWALRQGREPRAELAQGTEALRHALELRPGMGYALRYLGELRGDQARWLARQGRARSEDFEQAAQAFQQAVEADPEWQEYRLSAALLHRDWALWLATTGGEPAPVLRRGLELIHQALAARPRWAHARAARSSLLMALAESPAPLTQRRDWRSEARGELERALTDNPNLMVEWGSPLASQHVTLDRP, encoded by the coding sequence ATGCGTCCCGAGTACGAGGACGAGCTCCACCTGGCGCTGGTGGAGGGCGTTCTGTCCCGGGACCAGCTCGAGCCCCTGCGCGCGGAGGTGCTCCGCCTGGGACGCAGCCCCCTGGAGCTCCTGCTGGAGCGGGGCCAGCTCTCCCCCGAGACTCTCTCCTCCCTGCGGGGAGACCTCCAGCGTGAGTCCCCGCAGGGAGCCGGGGCGCAGCCCGAGGAGCCTCCCACCCGACAGCCGGGAGCCGCCACCCCGGCTGCCTCTCCCACGGAGCCCGTCTTCCCGCTGCCGAACTGGGAGCGCTACCAGCCGGTGCGCTTCCTGGGCCAGGGCGGCATGGGGCAGGTGTTCCTCGCGTATGATCCGCGCCTGCGCCGCAACGTGGCGCTCAAGTTCGTGAGGGATGGGAGCCCCGAGCTCGCGCAGCGCTTTCTCTCCGAGGCCCGCGCCCAGGCCCGTGTCCACCACGAGCGCGTCTGCGAGATGTACGAGGTCGGCGAGGTCCGAGGCCGCGCCTACATCGCCATGCAGTACGTGGAGGGACGTTCGCTCAGCCACGTCGCTCCCGAGCTTCCCCTGGAGCAGAAGATCCGGGTGATGCGCGACGTCGCCGAGGGCGTGCACGCGGCCCATCGCGCGGGCCTCATCCACCGCGATCTCAAGCCCTCCAACGTGCTGGTGGAGCGCACCGAGGACGGCGGCCTCAAGCCGTACGTGATGGACTTTGGCCTGGCGCGCGACTGGCACGGCGAGCACACGGCCACGGGCGCGGTGCTGGGCACGCCCCACTACATGGCTCCGGAGCAGGCCCGGGGCGAGGTGGCTCAGCTGGATCGGCGCGTGGACGTCTACAGCCTGGGCGCCACGCTCTATCAGGTGCTCACCGGCCAGCCGCCCTTCGCCGGCATCAACGCCCTGGAGGTGGTCAACCGCATCCAGTCCGAGGAGCCGCGCCCGCCTCGGGCCCTGGTGCCCGACCTGCCGCTGGATCTGGAGGCCATCGTCCTCAAGTGCCTCGAGAAGGAGCGCTCCGCACGCTACGACTCGGCGCGAGCCCTGGCCGAGGACCTGGAGCGGTTCCTCTCGGGAGAGCCAGTGCTCGCGCGCGCGGCGGGCGCCTGGTACCGGCTGCGCAAGAAGGCTCGCAAGCACCGGCTCGCGGTGGCCCTGGGCTCCGCGACGTTCATGGTGATGGGCGTGGCCGCCGGCCAGGTCATCCTCGCCCGACGCGAGGCGGTGCTCAGCGAGCGCATCTCCCGCGGCCTCACCGAGCGGGTGGAGCGCATCGAGGCCATGGTGCGCTACTCCTCCATGGCTCCGCTGCATGACACGCGCGCCGATCGCCAGGCGCTCCAGGCCAGCATGCGCGAGCTGGAGGCCGAGGTGCGCGAGGGCGGAGAGCGGGCCGAGGGCCCCGGCTCCTATGCGCTGGGCCGGGCCCTGCTCGCGCTGGGAGACACCGAAGGCGCTCGCGCGCGGCTCGAGTCCGCCTGGCAGCGCGGCTATCGCGAGCCTCGGGTGGCCTACGCGCTGGCGCTGACGCTCGGACAGCTCTACCGGGATCAGCTCCTGGAGGCGGGCCGCATCCGCAACGCCGAGCAGCGCGAGGCCCGCCGCCGCGAGCTCGAGCGTGGCTTCCGGGATCCGGCGCTCGGCTATCTGCGTCAGAGCCAGGGGGCCGAGGTGGCTCCTCCCGAGTACGTGGCCGCGCTCCTGGCCTTCTACGAGGGACGCCACGAGGAAGCGCTGAAGCACCTGGAGGCCCCCGGCATCGCGAACCCCTGGTTCTACGAAGCCCCCCTGCTGCGCGGCGACATCCTGCTCGACAGGGCCACCGTGCGCCTGAACCAGGGCGATCGCGCCGGGGCCCTGGCGGATCTCGAGGCGACCCGGCATTCCCTGGCCACCGCCGCCGACATCGGCGAGAGCGAGCCCGCTGCCTACAGCGGACTGGCGCGGCTGGAGCTCACCGCGATGACCCTGGAGCTCTATGGCCAGGGGGAGGTCCGGCCCTACTACGAGAAGGGGCTGGAGGCGGTGGGGCGCGCGCTCACCGTCGCGCCGGACCACGTCAAGGCCCGGGTGCTGGAGTCGCAGCTCCACCGGCGGATGGCGGAGCAGGTGGCCCAGCAGGGCGGAGAGGTGCTCCCGCTGCTGGAGAAGGCGCTCGCCACCCTCCGAGCGCCCGAGTTGGGTGGCTCCGAGCACCCCCGCCTCCTCATGGAGCGGGCCTATGTCCTGCGCCGCTGGGCCGCCTACCGCCAGGGGCGGGGCGAGGATCCGAGCGAGCAGCTCCGGGATGCCATCGCGGCCTTCGAGCGCGTCCGACCGCAGGACCGCGACTTCGTCTTCCACACCGAGCGGGGACACAGCTTCAAGGTCTGGGCGGACGCCGAGGAGCAGCGCGGCGCGGACTCACTCGAGCACCGCTCCCAGGCGATCGCCGCCTACCTCGCCGCCATCGAGCTCGACGCGAGCCGGATGGACGCCTGGCTCAACCTGGGCACCGCGTACTTCAAGCGTGCGTCGAACCCGAGCACCCCCGACGCCGATGCCGACCTCGAGCAGGCCCGGGTGGCGCTCGAGCGGGCCCGGAGCATCGACCCGGGGCACTACGCTCCCTACTACTACGGCGGGCAGGTGCATGAGCTGAGGGCGCGCCGCCTGTACAACCGGGGAGAAGGGCCCAGCCCGGAGCTGGAACAGGCGATCGAGCTGTTCGGCAAGGGGCTCGCCATCAACGGCAAGCTCTCGCAGTTCCACGACGTGCTGGCCGGCGCGCTCATGTGGAAGGCCGAGCTGGCCTGGGAGGACGGGGGAGACGCCTTTGCGCTGCTAGACCAGGCCCAGGCGGCCCTCGAGAAGGCGCGGTCCCTGGCTCCGCAGCAGGCCTTCCTCTCCAACAACCTCGCCGAGGTCCACGCCTTCCGGGCCCTGTACCAGCTCCGCCGGGGAGAGGACCCGAGCGCCAGCACCCTGGCGGCCGCGACGGCCTATCGCCAGGCGCTGGAGAAGCTGCCACGCAACGCCCAGTTCTGGGCCAACCTGGGCAAGCTCTCCCACCTTCAGGCCCTGTGGGCGCTGCGCCAGGGAAGGGAGCCTCGCGCGGAGCTCGCTCAGGGCACGGAGGCGCTGCGCCATGCGCTCGAGCTTCGCCCGGGCATGGGCTACGCCCTGCGGTACCTGGGGGAGCTTCGCGGAGATCAGGCGCGCTGGTTGGCGCGGCAGGGACGGGCCCGGAGCGAGGACTTCGAGCAGGCGGCCCAGGCCTTCCAGCAGGCGGTGGAGGCGGACCCCGAGTGGCAGGAGTACCGGCTCTCCGCGGCCCTGCTCCACCGGGACTGGGCGCTGTGGCTGGCGACGACGGGAGGAGAGCCCGCTCCGGTGCTGCGGCGGGGGCTCGAGCTCATCCATCAGGCGCTGGCGGCTCGGCCCCGGTGGGCGCATGCGCGGGCCGCTCGCTCCAGCCTGCTCATGGCGCTGGCGGAGAGCCCCGCTCCCCTGACCCAGCGGCGGGACTGGCGGAGCGAGGCCCGGGGCGAGTTGGAGCGAGCGCTCACCGACAACCCCAACCTGATGGTGGAGTGGGGCAGTCCGCTCGCCTCACAGCACGTGACGCTCGACCGCCCCTAG
- a CDS encoding tetratricopeptide repeat protein: MSTPRSFETLLKSGDLEMGRAEAEAALKRDPKDRRALLALAKLAALEGEEQRAEALLHQAAGGTRDDEADAMLVRAALLMRKGDPKAAGAIYLKLAEDPPRAEALYGVGFLLAEAEENELARKALQKAVELEPGMGVYHFQLARVLFALGQLAEAFEHLQTSLKLNPAHIPSYVVFAIALQAGGELDAAEDILRQGLKAFPEDEYLLQTLSNVLAGKGDIAGAADVAEKLAKLQPNHPSAIGNLARFRMAQGRFGDALSLCQALAERGQATVQSRSVEAMIYEGMNPPDPEGAAAAWRAAMELDPNDWAPANNLGNLLMRTPELPDAAKQARAALEEAHRRDPERPEPRLNLALACVKLGDKAKAKELAAELVGRGPTLEASIRQQAEQLLKQLG; encoded by the coding sequence ATGAGCACTCCACGTTCTTTTGAGACCCTCCTGAAGTCAGGCGATCTGGAGATGGGGCGAGCGGAGGCCGAGGCGGCACTCAAGCGCGACCCGAAGGACCGCCGAGCCCTGCTCGCGCTGGCGAAGCTGGCGGCGCTCGAGGGCGAGGAGCAGCGGGCGGAAGCGCTGCTGCACCAGGCCGCGGGAGGCACCAGGGATGACGAGGCGGACGCGATGCTGGTGCGGGCCGCGCTCCTCATGCGGAAGGGAGATCCGAAGGCCGCGGGCGCCATCTACCTGAAGCTGGCGGAGGATCCGCCGCGGGCGGAGGCGCTGTACGGCGTGGGCTTCCTGCTGGCGGAGGCGGAGGAGAACGAGCTGGCGCGCAAGGCGCTGCAGAAGGCGGTGGAGCTCGAGCCGGGGATGGGCGTGTACCACTTCCAGCTGGCGCGGGTGCTGTTCGCGCTGGGGCAGCTGGCGGAGGCCTTCGAGCACCTGCAGACGTCGCTCAAGCTGAACCCGGCGCACATCCCTTCGTACGTGGTGTTCGCGATCGCGCTGCAGGCGGGCGGGGAGCTGGACGCGGCGGAGGACATCCTGCGCCAGGGGCTGAAGGCGTTCCCGGAGGATGAGTACCTGCTGCAGACGCTGAGCAACGTGCTGGCGGGCAAGGGGGACATCGCGGGCGCGGCGGACGTGGCGGAGAAGCTGGCGAAGCTGCAGCCGAACCACCCGAGCGCGATCGGCAACCTGGCCCGGTTCCGGATGGCGCAGGGGCGGTTCGGAGATGCGCTGTCGCTGTGCCAGGCGCTGGCCGAGCGGGGCCAGGCCACGGTGCAGAGCCGCTCGGTGGAGGCGATGATCTACGAGGGGATGAACCCGCCGGATCCGGAGGGCGCGGCGGCGGCGTGGCGCGCGGCCATGGAGCTGGATCCGAACGACTGGGCGCCGGCGAACAACCTGGGCAACCTGCTGATGCGCACGCCGGAGCTGCCGGATGCGGCGAAGCAGGCGCGCGCGGCGCTGGAGGAGGCCCACCGGAGGGATCCGGAGCGTCCCGAGCCGCGGCTCAACCTGGCGCTGGCGTGCGTGAAGCTGGGCGACAAGGCGAAGGCGAAGGAGCTGGCGGCCGAGCTGGTGGGGCGCGGGCCGACGCTGGAGGCCTCCATCCGCCAGCAGGCCGAGCAGCTGCTGAAGCAGCTCGGCTGA
- a CDS encoding DUF3592 domain-containing protein: MRILWILIHVICAVFGAVGLALLVAGLRDAWRSARTRRWPTAPGTVVSAEELQHSRQMPEEAGGGSRIHYEARIHYEYSVGRVHIGSTVVRLGPTETSNEAGVQSTLARYLPGQQVRVYYNPGDPTESVLEPGLHPLDFSRALVGLILLVVAFGMHLVARWFAARL, translated from the coding sequence GTGCGGATTCTCTGGATCCTGATCCACGTCATTTGCGCGGTGTTCGGCGCCGTCGGCCTCGCGCTGCTCGTCGCGGGCCTTCGTGATGCCTGGAGGTCAGCGCGGACCCGCCGCTGGCCCACCGCGCCCGGCACCGTCGTCTCCGCCGAGGAGCTCCAGCACAGCCGGCAGATGCCCGAGGAGGCCGGAGGCGGCTCGCGCATCCACTACGAGGCCCGCATCCACTACGAATATTCCGTGGGCCGGGTCCATATCGGCTCGACGGTTGTACGCCTGGGCCCGACGGAGACCAGCAACGAGGCGGGGGTGCAGTCCACACTCGCGCGCTACCTGCCTGGTCAGCAGGTCCGGGTCTACTACAACCCAGGGGATCCCACCGAATCCGTGCTCGAGCCAGGGCTCCATCCTCTGGACTTCTCACGTGCCCTGGTGGGGCTGATCCTGCTGGTGGTAGCCTTCGGCATGCATCTCGTCGCTCGCTGGTTCGCGGCCAGGCTGTAG